The following proteins are encoded in a genomic region of Oncorhynchus kisutch isolate 150728-3 linkage group LG4, Okis_V2, whole genome shotgun sequence:
- the LOC109889558 gene encoding acylglycerol kinase, mitochondrial, with protein sequence MARVVKVFGTLRNHWKKSTVAACALSYGGHWLYGKHCDNLLRKEACLVAREYGRQQISPQEQLRKATVILNPAACSGKANTLFEKNAAPILHLAGVEVTLVKTDYEGQAKKLMELMEQTDMLIVAGGDGTLQEVITGLLRRADQESFSKTPIGFIPLGSHNSLSKSLHILSDNQVKHITSATLSILQGETVPLDVLQIKGEKDQPVFALIGLRWGAFRDVAATIKKYWYLGPLKTKAAHWFSTLREWPQVREASVSYLAPTLRPPDLPEQKPQRPHLMYRIAHRLKNYWYPPIPESPKAEEPERWNERMLSTLELSIHTQNKNPVQTRTDDSLLVCVEPDSFSVGEFITVGEKKMEDATAFTRKSLKLEASACQLNLPEEGAGFYNIDNEEYEAMSVEVKLLPRKLHFFCSAERREQLLTQVQ encoded by the exons ATGGCTCGGGTTGTGAAGGTGTTTGGGACTCTGCGGAATCATTGGAAGAAGTCCACAGTCGCGGCGTGTGCCCTGTCATACGGTGGACACTGGTTGTATGGTAAACACTG TGATAATCTGTTGCGAAAAGAAGCTTGTCTGGTGGCCAGG GAATATGGACGTCAGCAGATTTCACCACAGGAGCAGCTGAGGAAAGCCACTGTCATCCTAAACCCAGCAGCTTGTAGTGG CAAAGCCAATACTTTATTTGAGAAGAATGCTGCCCCTATATTACACCTGGCTGGTGTGGAGGTGACACTAGTAAAG ACAGACTATGAGGGCCAGGCGAAGAAATTGATGGAGCTGATGGAGCAAACAGACATGCTGATTGTGGCTGGAGGGGATGGCACTCTACAAGAGGTTATCACTGGTCTGCTGCGGAGGGCTGATCAA GAGTCATTCAGTAAAACTCCCATAGGATTCATCCCTCTGGGTTCCCACAATTCCCTGAGTAAGAGTCTGCACATCCTCAGTGACAATCAGGTGAA ACACATCACATCGGCGACACTGTCCATCTTGCAAGGAGAAACGGTACCCCTGGATGTGCTGCAGATCAAG GGAGAGAAAGACCAGCCAGTGTTTGCCCTAATTGGTCTACGGTGGGGGGCCTTCAGAGATGTGGCTGCCACCATCAAAAA ATATTGGTACCTTGGCCCCTTGAAGACCAAAGCAGCTCATTGGTTTAGTACATTACGG GAGTGGCCCCAGGTGCGTGAGGCCTCTGTGTCCTACCTGGCACCCACCCTTCGCCCCCCTGACCTGCCTGAACAGAAGCCCCAGCGGCCCCACCTAATGTACCGAATTGCCCACAGACTGAAAAATTACTGGTACCCACCTATTCCAG AGTCTCCAAAAGCGGAGGAGCCAGAGAGATGGAATGAGAGGATGTTGTCTACTTTAGAGCTGTCGATCCACACCCAGAACAAAAACCCTGTCCAGACG CGTACAGACGACTCCCTGCTGGTGTGTGTGGAGCCAGACTCCTTCAGTGTGGGAGAGTTCATCACTGTTGG agagaaaaaaatggaGGATGCAACTGCATTCACAAgaaaatcactgaaactggaggCCAGTGCATGTCAACTCAATCTGCCCGAG GAAGGCGCTGGCTTCTACAACATTGACAATGAGGAGTACGAGGCCATGTCAGTGGAGGTGAAGCTGTTGCCACGGAAACTGCACTTCTTCTGTAGCGCAGAGCGCAGAGAGCAGCTCCTCACACAGGTCCAGTAA